The following proteins are encoded in a genomic region of Bacteroidales bacterium:
- a CDS encoding AI-2E family transporter — protein sequence MIEKKIKLPFCAKATIFLIGLFALLTMLYIAKGIIIPIVFAIIIAIVLHPVVIFFVRFKINRVVAIVITLFLTFIVIASFCAILFSQAIRFTESWPILVDKFTVVLNQTITSATNYFEINPQIIHEWITKTKGEVLHISNAVIGKTLISVGSGIIVLLLVPVYVFIILFYHPLLIEFIHRVFSSSNQKEVSEIVKQIKTVIQRYLIGLVIEAFMVAILNSTALLILGIEYAVILGIIGALLNVIPYVGGIVGVALPMMVALATKSTGWYALYVLILYYFIQLIDNNYIVPIIVSSKVKINALFSIIVVIVGNALWGISGMFLSIPLLAIVKLLFDHIEPLKPWGFLLGDTMPSLLNRLKK from the coding sequence GTGATTGAAAAAAAAATAAAATTACCTTTTTGCGCAAAAGCAACCATTTTTCTCATTGGTTTATTTGCTTTGTTAACGATGCTGTACATCGCTAAGGGAATTATTATTCCTATCGTTTTCGCAATAATTATTGCCATCGTGCTTCATCCGGTTGTAATTTTTTTTGTGCGGTTTAAAATAAATAGGGTAGTAGCTATTGTAATTACTTTATTTCTTACTTTTATTGTGATTGCTTCGTTTTGTGCCATTTTATTTTCGCAGGCAATCAGATTTACTGAATCGTGGCCTATATTAGTAGACAAATTCACAGTCGTGCTAAATCAAACCATAACAAGTGCTACCAATTATTTTGAAATAAACCCGCAAATTATTCATGAGTGGATTACTAAAACCAAAGGTGAGGTTCTTCATATAAGCAACGCTGTAATTGGAAAAACACTCATCAGTGTTGGTTCCGGAATAATTGTATTGTTATTAGTTCCCGTTTATGTTTTTATAATATTATTTTATCATCCACTCTTAATTGAGTTTATCCACAGGGTATTTAGCTCAAGCAATCAAAAAGAGGTTAGTGAAATAGTTAAACAAATTAAAACAGTTATTCAAAGATATCTTATAGGATTGGTTATAGAAGCGTTTATGGTAGCAATACTAAATTCTACTGCTCTTTTAATTCTTGGAATAGAATACGCTGTAATTCTTGGTATTATTGGTGCATTGCTTAATGTTATTCCCTATGTCGGAGGAATTGTGGGAGTAGCATTGCCAATGATGGTTGCTTTGGCAACAAAATCTACAGGATGGTATGCGTTGTATGTTTTGATACTATATTATTTCATTCAACTTATAGATAATAATTATATCGTTCCTATAATAGTTTCTTCAAAAGTAAAAATTAATGCACTTTTCTCGATAATAGTAGTTATTGTGGGAAATGCTTTATGGGGAATATCAGGAATGTTTCTTTCAATACCTCTTCTTGCTATTGTAAAACTACTTTTCGACCATATTGAACCCTTAAAACCATGGGGGTTTTTATTAGGTGATACCATGCCCTCATTATTAAACCGATTAAAAAAATAA